In the genome of Longimicrobium terrae, the window CGGAAGATGCAGCGGTCGATGGTCAGCCGCCCGATGAACTCCGCCGCGGTGCCGCTCCACAGCAGGAACGTCGCCGAGTCGCGAAAGGTGCAGTTCTCGAAGCTCACCGCCTGCACGGGCGGCGCGTTGATCCCCTCGAAGATGGTTCCCCAGTTCTCGAAGGTCAGCCCCGCCACGTCCAGTTCGCTGCGGGCGATGGCGAAGCGGGTGGTGGTGCCGGGCCCGCGCAGCACCGTGTCGCCGGGCACCTCGCCGCGCAGCCGGACCGGCTCGGTGAGCGTCGGGACGGGGGTGGGGGTGGTGAGGGCCCAGGAGGGAAGGTTGTAGATACCGGCGGGGAAGTACACCTCCGCGCCACCCTGGGCGATCGCCGCGGCAATGGCGTTCTTGACGGCGGCGGAGTCGTCCGTCGTGCCGTTGCCGGACGCGCTGTACGGGGCGTCCTTGACGTTGATCATGTTCTGCTCCGTTCGGGGTGTGTGCAGAACCGGCGGGCGGTCCGGGGAGACGCCTCTTCCGGCCTACGAACATACCCGAACGAATGCCGAAACGGGACCAGAACTGTGTGGCTATTGCGCACACTCCGCACACCTGTCCGCGGATGCCTTCCGGCCTGTCCGCACGGAGATCGAGGAACGGTTGAACCGCTGATCCGTGCCGGATTCCCGTTCCGTCCGCCTCACATCCGGAACACAGACAGCCCCGCTCCGGCGCCATGCCGGAAGCGGGGCTGATGCCCGGTTGCCGCCACCCCTCATCCAAGAACCCCGCGACGGTTCCCTCGATCAGTCGCGCGGGACGGGTTGCGGACGCGGGCCGCGGGGTGCAACGTGCAGCACAGCCGGGGAACGGCTTGGACCGGAGCCGGAACTCGGAGGAGCGCGGTTGATCAGGCGGTACCTGAATGGCCTTGCCCGCGGCGCGCTGCGGCGGGCGATGGCCGGCGTTCCACGCCGTCGCCGCTTCGCGGCGGCGCTGCTGCTGGCGCGCGTCCTTACCCCGTTCGTGCGGCGGGCCGGGATGTTCACGGGGCTGCGGCGCTGGCCGCTGAACTCCGGTCTGGCGGTGAGTCTGCACGTGGTGCTCGGCGAGCTGATCCGCAGCGGCGTCGGCTTTGATGCACGCGTCGTTTTACGGGGGCTTGAGCGGCTGGACGAGGCGGCGGCGGACGGCCGCGGGGTGCTGCTCATCGGCCCGCACACGCTGCTGACGCGCATGGCCATCCGCCGTCTGCACGAGGCCGGTTATCCGGTTACGGCCATCACCGCCGTCACCGCCCCCGCCGCGCCGCCGGGCTCCGACCTGCCGCTCATCCGCCGCTCCCCGTTCTTTCTGCTCGCGGTGCGCGAAGAGCTGGCGCGCGGGCGCATCGTCTTTGCCATGGTGGACCGCGCGAGCGCCGAGCCCGGCATCACCACGGCGGTGGAGACCGCGCTGGGAACCGTGCACGTGGCCGATCCCCTCATCCACCTGGCGGCCCGCTGCGGCGCGCGCGTGGTGTTCATTGCCTCGCGGCTGCGCGGGGCGGCGATTCAGGCCCGGATCGAGGCTCCCGGTCCCGCGGGCGGCGACGCGGCCGCCACGCTCCAGCACTTCATCCGCTTCGTGCAGCGGTACGCGGCCCGGCTGGCGGGGACGTCCGCGCCGCGCGAGGCGAGCCGCGGCGGGGAGACCGCCGCTCCGCACTCCCCCCGGCATCAGGCCCTTCCCGAAACCCACCCCGGCGCGTCTTACGAGAGGACGGATCGTGCAGCAGGCAGGACTTCACCGGCACCGTACGCAGGGACTGCTGGACCGGGAATCGTTTCCCATGCGGCTGTGGAGCAAGGCCAAGCGCCAGGGGGCGTGGGATCCGCAGGACATCGACTTCGCCCCTGACCGCATGGAGTGGGCGACGCTCCCGGAGCAGCGGCGCCAGCGGGTTCTGCAGCTGTGCGCCCTGTTCCACGCGGGCGAGGAGGCCGTCACGCTGGACCTGCTCCCCCTGCTGCGCGTGCTGGCCGCGGAGGGGCGGATGGAGGAAGAGATGTACCTGACCTCCTTTCTGTGGGAGGAGGCCAAGCACGTGGACCTGTTCGACCGCTTCTTTGCGGAGGTGGCGGGCGACCCGGGAGACCTGTCGCGCTTCTGGCACCCCAGCTACCGCCGCATCCTTGACCAGGAGCTTCCGGACGCGCTGCGGCGGCTGGAGACGGATGCTTCGCCCGAGGCGCAGGTGCGGGCGTCCGTCACCTACAACCTGGTGGTGGAGGGGATCATGGCCGACACCGGCTACCTTCTCTTCGACCGCATGCTGGGACACGATGGAAGCCTGCCCGGAATGCGGCGGGCCGTCGGGCTGCTGAGGCGCGACGAATCGCGGCACGTGGCGTTCGGCCTGTACCTGATCAGCCGGCTCGTGGTGGAGCACGGCGACCGCGCGTACGGGGCGTTTCTGCGGCGGATGACGGAACTGAAGCCCATCGTGGAAGATTCCACCCGGCAGTTCCTGGGCTTCTTTGACGGCGCGTATCCGATGGGCATCACCATGGATGAGCTGATGCGCCACTCGCGCGACCGGTTCGCCGGGCGGCTGCAGCGCATCGTCCGCGCGCGGACGCGCACGCTGCACCAGCTGCGCGTCCCCGGCCACCGCCGCCCGCAGCCCGCTACGGCGGACTGATTCTATTCTCGAGGAAAAGAGGCGGTTCGACGGGTCGGATCAGCCGCCGCGCCCGGACTCCCGCTCGCGGAGGACGTGCGCGGCCACGTCCGCCACGGTGCGCATGTCCCGGGCGGCGCGCTCGTCCAGCGGCCGCAGGCCGAACTCGCCTTCCAGCGCGAACGCCAGCTCCAGCAGGGCCAGTGAGTGGTAGCCCAGTTCCTCCACTAGGTGCGTCCCGTCCTCCGGGGGCGCGGCGGGCGGCTCGGGGGCAAGGCGCAGAACCAGGTCGCGGACGCGGGCGCGCAGCTCGCGCTCGTCGAGGGGTGGTGTGTCAGCCATGAGCCGGGGCGGTGTGCCGGAACGGGGATGCGGCCTGCAGCGCGCCGGTGGCGAACGCGTGCCACAGCGGCCGCCGCCGGGGCTTGCCGCTGGAGGTGCGGGAGATGCCGCCGCGGGCCGTGGCGACAAAGACTACGCGGGCCCCGCCGGTCTGCCGGCGCAGCAGCGCTTCGGCGGCGGGGCGCCACGCGCCCTGCGGTTCTTCCGAGAGGAGTACGGCGGTGGGAGCGCCCTCATGCTCGCCCAGCAGCACCGCGATGCGCGGACGGGGAACGCCGGCCGCGGCCAGGGCAACCTCCAGGTCTTCGCTGAACACCATCCGCCCCCGCACCTTGAGGCTGTCACCCAGGCGCCCCAGCACGAACAGCTGGCCGTCGCGCACGAAGCCCGCGTCGCCGGTGCGCAGTTCGCCGTCGCGCAGCGCGGTGGCGGAGGCATCCGCGGCCCCGGCGTATCCCTCGGCGACGGACACGCCGCGCACGACGATCTCGCCCACGTAGCCGTCGGGGAGGGGCGCGCCGTCCTCGCCGTCGATCGTCACCCGCACGCCTGCCGCCGGACGGCCGCAGCCCACCACCACCGTCGCGTCCGGCCCGTTCGCGGCACGTACCGGCATCCCCGGCGCCAGCGACGCCGGATCCAGCGCCTCGCGGGTCCAGCCCGCTCCGGGGTCCACGCCGGTCACCGCCAGCGTGGCCTCCGCCAGCCCGTACGCGGGGAGCAGCGCCTCGCGCGCGAGGCCGGCGGCCGAGAGCAGCGCGTGAAAGTCGTCCAGCGCGCGCGCGTCGATGCGCTCCGCCCCGATCACCATCCCCCGCAATCCGCT includes:
- a CDS encoding R2-like ligand-binding oxidase, giving the protein MDRESFPMRLWSKAKRQGAWDPQDIDFAPDRMEWATLPEQRRQRVLQLCALFHAGEEAVTLDLLPLLRVLAAEGRMEEEMYLTSFLWEEAKHVDLFDRFFAEVAGDPGDLSRFWHPSYRRILDQELPDALRRLETDASPEAQVRASVTYNLVVEGIMADTGYLLFDRMLGHDGSLPGMRRAVGLLRRDESRHVAFGLYLISRLVVEHGDRAYGAFLRRMTELKPIVEDSTRQFLGFFDGAYPMGITMDELMRHSRDRFAGRLQRIVRARTRTLHQLRVPGHRRPQPATAD
- a CDS encoding phosphopantetheine-binding protein translates to MADTPPLDERELRARVRDLVLRLAPEPPAAPPEDGTHLVEELGYHSLALLELAFALEGEFGLRPLDERAARDMRTVADVAAHVLRERESGRGG
- a CDS encoding AMP-binding protein; this encodes MRATKLLEWMDRPPLDRGIRFAQADSTWTFHGYAELAERARRAADALAGRGVRADDVVVLLGRSGPDFVAALYGVLLAGATPSLLAPLLAFQDLDAYRAHLRGVLRTASPVLALVDEGLAEEAEILAAEGAESVPIASLLSSPADASALAGTGAGRLALLQFTSGSSGSARGVRLPYAAVEANIAAIHAWLRWTPEDAFVSWLPLHHDMGLVGGLLSAVTAGSDLWLMQPEQFVREPLRYLRALATPGVRLTVTASFALEYIVRRVAPAALEGLDFSGLRGMVIGAERIDARALDDFHALLSAAGLAREALLPAYGLAEATLAVTGVDPGAGWTREALDPASLAPGMPVRAANGPDATVVVGCGRPAAGVRVTIDGEDGAPLPDGYVGEIVVRGVSVAEGYAGAADASATALRDGELRTGDAGFVRDGQLFVLGRLGDSLKVRGRMVFSEDLEVALAAAGVPRPRIAVLLGEHEGAPTAVLLSEEPQGAWRPAAEALLRRQTGGARVVFVATARGGISRTSSGKPRRRPLWHAFATGALQAASPFRHTAPAHG